The sequence below is a genomic window from bacterium.
TCCTAGCGCGCGGCCTGAAGATCGGCCGGCCGGCGGTTTCCTCCCCGACGCGAGCTTGACCGAGACCGGCACGTCGAGACCGCCCTGCACGGCGTATGGCTCGACGAGGCGGTCGAATGCCGACCGGATGCGCCGTTGGGTGTCGGCGCTCTGCCGCAGAATCATCGCCGGGGTGCGCACCCCTCCTTCGATCACGCCGCGCCACAGTTCTTCGGGCCCGGGAACACGGTGGGTGAATGCGATGCATCGCACGTTGACGTCCACCAGACCGGCGGATCGCAGGAGCCCGGAGAACTCCTGATCCGATGAAAAGCGAAAGAACGGAGGACCCGGAGGAAGATCCGGTGGCGGAGGAGCCTCCGCGGCTTGGATCGCTTCCACGAACACGCCGAAAATGCGGGCCCGCTCGGGGACGTCCCACACCGAGAACGCGACGGCGCCGCCGGGGGCGACGACACGAACGCACTCCGCGGCCGCTCGCTCCGGCCGCCCCAGATGGAGCAGCACGAAGTTGCCGACACTGGCGCTGAACGACGCGTCGGGAAAGGGAAGCTCTTCGGCATTCCCATGCCTGAACTCGATCTCCG
It includes:
- a CDS encoding class I SAM-dependent methyltransferase; amino-acid sequence: MSQAPIDPEAFHRFEVAGWGKVGDAYDRFFGPITGRIIDPLLDDAEVGLTSRVLDVATGPGYVAARARQRGASVIGTDIAHEMLALARRRHPEIEFRHGNAEELPFPDASFSASVGNFVLLHLGRPERAAAECVRVVAPGGAVAFSVWDVPERARIFGVFVEAIQAAEAPPPPDLPPGPPFFRFSSDQEFSGLLRSAGLVDVNVRCIAFTHRVPGPEELWRGVIEGGVRTPAMILRQSADTQRRIRSAFDRLVEPYAVQGGLDVPVSVKLASGRKPPAGRSSGRALGGQDDE